A single genomic interval of Tissierellales bacterium harbors:
- a CDS encoding AAA family ATPase yields the protein MSYKIESLKVRNFKCFNEKKFYEFCFKQDTNPVILSGPNGFGKTTFFDATELIFTNNITRLNSEIEDGRTNLGKNILLNTSSECGYLVLTLIDDSKNRVTIIAEIDNGLTKLTINTALRFTYIEGTIDINTFDEFIRSGLTWKKAISEFEYLNYIKEHFNIYYYVSQAESLHFLKNSISNRKDSLTKLLQTDIVDSKIDYLDNNLIGGSSKKKDVLINDEIKSTKIELGKKLEELKIKIKNTNDGCKEVAYKKLLEYPDKIDIKNWDAETHLDERLTDKQFEAFIDEVNALHYLYNDMDDYKTWKKNNEILKLSKNDVAIENYIKYYDFIVDDKLDVKKIEDRIAELNYKLDVFKYSDFFRKELDISKFKIDDLVKLQELKIIPADTDIKDLHKQVEEIKILNNKIGKNSRTINEIIEARERLHILGKNNPNSLHCPYCNSPFDNIDLLESAYNSLSTQLKNSQGILATRLAKMKNNFSNDVNLIAKSISKVLGQNYDDEIENVRISSSNYSMFLKSDKSMMDVVKIHRNLGEVDSWVTLDETSKIIEIKRIIEDKVTDYKNKEYSVNNEKYNYDEFYKKNAKLLSVDQPKLKDYEQVKNKIDYLIFKYNLSKNTDINQCKKEIKKLIIKKKKLEKIRNNFDALKDTYKAEINEYKNLVLNKLRVPLLIYTGKILQDYQNGLGVFINEDEMRFVSNGDAKHDILNTFSSGQLSGFVLSFLFAMNKRYITEASDDIGFILIDDPVQTMDDINIASFIEVLRNDFPDKQIILSTHESDKENYILYKFLKYNLKGQSFNVKDKMY from the coding sequence GTGAGTTATAAAATAGAAAGTTTAAAAGTTCGGAATTTTAAATGCTTTAATGAAAAAAAGTTTTATGAGTTTTGCTTTAAACAAGATACTAATCCCGTTATACTTTCTGGTCCTAATGGATTTGGCAAAACAACATTTTTTGATGCTACGGAACTAATTTTTACTAATAATATTACACGTCTTAATTCAGAAATTGAGGATGGTAGAACAAATCTCGGAAAAAACATATTATTAAACACGTCTTCAGAATGTGGCTATTTGGTATTAACACTAATAGATGATTCGAAAAATAGAGTAACAATTATCGCTGAAATTGATAATGGGCTTACAAAATTAACAATTAATACTGCATTAAGATTTACATATATTGAAGGAACGATTGATATTAATACTTTTGATGAGTTTATCAGATCAGGTTTAACATGGAAGAAAGCGATTTCAGAATTTGAATATCTGAACTATATCAAAGAACATTTCAATATTTATTATTATGTATCGCAGGCCGAATCTTTACATTTTTTGAAGAATAGTATTTCTAATAGAAAAGATAGTTTGACGAAGCTTCTTCAAACAGACATAGTGGATTCAAAAATAGATTATCTAGACAATAATTTGATTGGTGGTAGTTCGAAAAAAAAAGACGTTTTAATTAATGACGAAATAAAGTCAACCAAAATTGAATTAGGAAAAAAGTTAGAAGAGCTAAAAATCAAAATTAAAAACACTAATGATGGGTGTAAAGAAGTTGCTTATAAAAAACTGCTAGAATATCCAGATAAAATTGATATTAAAAATTGGGATGCAGAAACTCATTTAGACGAGAGATTAACAGATAAGCAATTTGAGGCATTTATTGATGAAGTTAATGCATTGCATTATTTATATAATGATATGGATGACTATAAAACTTGGAAGAAGAATAATGAAATCTTAAAGCTTTCTAAAAATGATGTTGCCATTGAGAACTACATAAAATATTATGATTTTATTGTTGATGACAAGTTAGATGTTAAGAAGATTGAGGATAGAATAGCTGAGTTAAACTATAAGTTAGATGTATTTAAGTATAGTGATTTTTTTAGAAAAGAGCTAGATATCTCGAAGTTCAAAATTGATGATTTAGTTAAGTTACAAGAACTGAAAATAATACCAGCAGATACTGACATAAAGGATCTACATAAGCAGGTTGAGGAAATAAAGATACTCAATAATAAAATAGGAAAAAATAGCAGAACAATTAATGAGATTATAGAAGCGAGAGAAAGGTTACACATATTAGGGAAAAATAATCCTAATTCACTTCATTGTCCTTATTGTAATAGTCCTTTTGATAATATTGATTTGCTAGAATCTGCATATAATTCCTTGAGTACGCAGTTAAAGAATTCACAAGGGATCCTTGCAACAAGATTAGCAAAAATGAAAAATAATTTTTCGAATGACGTTAATCTAATTGCTAAATCAATTAGCAAAGTCTTAGGTCAAAATTATGATGATGAAATTGAAAATGTAAGAATAAGTTCAAGTAATTATTCTATGTTTTTGAAATCAGATAAAAGTATGATGGATGTTGTGAAAATTCATAGAAATCTAGGTGAAGTGGATTCGTGGGTAACTCTTGATGAAACTAGTAAGATCATTGAAATTAAGAGAATTATTGAAGATAAAGTAACTGACTACAAAAACAAAGAATATTCAGTAAATAATGAAAAATATAATTACGATGAGTTTTATAAGAAAAATGCTAAATTATTATCTGTAGACCAACCAAAGTTAAAGGATTATGAACAGGTAAAGAATAAAATAGATTACCTTATTTTCAAATATAATTTGAGTAAAAATACAGATATTAATCAATGTAAAAAAGAAATTAAGAAATTAATTATCAAGAAGAAGAAACTTGAAAAAATACGCAATAACTTTGATGCGTTAAAAGATACGTATAAAGCTGAAATCAACGAGTACAAAAATTTAGTGCTTAATAAGTTGAGAGTACCGCTCTTAATATACACTGGGAAAATATTACAGGATTATCAAAATGGTCTTGGTGTGTTTATTAACGAAGATGAGATGCGATTTGTTTCTAATGGTGATGCTAAACATGATATTCTTAATACATTCAGTTCTGGGCAATTGTCAGGGTTTGTTCTATCGTTCCTTTTTGCTATGAATAAAAGATATATAACAGAAGCTTCGGATGATATTGGTTTTATTTTGATTGATGACCCAGTACAAACAATGGATGATATAAATATTGCATCCTTCATTGAAGTATTGAGGAATGATTTTCCAGATAAGCAGATAATTCTATCAACACATGAATCAGATAAAGAAAATTACATTTTGTATAAGTTCTTGAAATATAATCTTAAGGGACAATCTTTTAACGTTAAGGATAAAATGTATTAA